A region of Methanocorpusculum labreanum Z DNA encodes the following proteins:
- the purH gene encoding bifunctional phosphoribosylaminoimidazolecarboxamide formyltransferase/IMP cyclohydrolase, translating into MTLALLSVWDKTGILDLARALVAKNIGILSSGGTAKALREAGIPAKDVSEYTQFPEMMDGRVKTLHPKVHGGLLGRRGIDDDVMKAHFIEPIDILCVNLYPFEEMSKKNLPLEELIEFIDIGGPAMIRAASKNYKDVAVLTDPSDYPMAIEAIKTGGFTSEQKLRLATKAFTRTAAYDAAISNYLNGIDKEFPDVYTMQFGNGRKLRYGENPHQKAAVYGTSGIAGQVALQGKEMSYNNYLDVHAAVSLCRELPGFATVIVKHNNPCGVALGKNQLESYIKARDVDPVSAYGSIVAMSTPVDTDIAKEICSTFVEVLIAPSFSDEAREMMKKKENMRLLILPPAEPADEIRTIDGGILVQRTPAYTEDWKVVSKRAPTPDEVEALKLAWKVVEYAKSNAIIYANKTETVGIGVGQMNRVDSAKLAIQKAAEFGRTMQGTVIASDAFLPFSDTLEVAAAAGATALIQPGGSIRDDEVLAKADELGIAMVFTGVRHFRH; encoded by the coding sequence ATGACTCTTGCACTTCTGTCAGTCTGGGACAAGACCGGGATCCTTGATCTCGCCCGTGCCCTGGTTGCAAAAAACATTGGAATCCTAAGTTCAGGCGGAACGGCAAAGGCTCTGCGTGAAGCGGGCATTCCTGCAAAAGACGTTTCAGAATACACGCAGTTTCCCGAGATGATGGACGGGCGTGTAAAGACCCTTCACCCGAAGGTCCACGGCGGTCTTCTTGGTCGCAGAGGCATCGATGACGATGTTATGAAGGCCCACTTCATTGAACCGATCGACATCCTTTGCGTCAATCTGTATCCGTTCGAGGAGATGTCCAAGAAAAATCTCCCGTTAGAGGAGCTCATCGAGTTCATCGATATCGGCGGCCCGGCGATGATCCGTGCGGCATCCAAGAACTACAAGGATGTTGCTGTTTTGACCGATCCTTCCGATTATCCTATGGCGATCGAAGCGATCAAAACCGGCGGCTTCACTTCAGAGCAGAAACTTCGTCTTGCGACCAAGGCATTCACTCGAACAGCCGCATACGATGCTGCGATCTCTAATTATCTCAATGGAATCGACAAGGAGTTCCCGGATGTCTACACCATGCAGTTTGGCAACGGCAGAAAACTCAGATACGGAGAGAACCCTCACCAGAAAGCAGCCGTCTACGGTACATCCGGCATCGCCGGTCAGGTCGCTCTGCAGGGCAAAGAGATGTCCTACAACAACTACCTCGATGTCCACGCCGCGGTCAGTCTCTGCAGAGAACTCCCGGGTTTTGCGACCGTAATCGTAAAACACAACAATCCGTGCGGGGTTGCTCTTGGGAAAAACCAGCTCGAATCATACATCAAGGCGCGGGATGTCGACCCAGTCTCGGCTTACGGTTCCATCGTAGCTATGAGCACGCCTGTCGATACCGATATCGCCAAGGAGATCTGTTCAACCTTCGTCGAGGTCCTGATCGCTCCGTCGTTCAGCGACGAGGCACGCGAGATGATGAAGAAAAAGGAGAACATGCGTCTCTTAATTCTCCCGCCAGCTGAGCCTGCCGATGAGATCCGCACGATCGACGGCGGTATTCTCGTCCAGAGAACCCCTGCCTACACCGAGGACTGGAAGGTCGTTTCCAAGCGTGCTCCAACCCCGGACGAGGTCGAGGCACTCAAACTCGCCTGGAAGGTGGTTGAATACGCAAAGAGTAATGCCATCATCTACGCGAACAAAACCGAGACGGTCGGTATCGGTGTCGGTCAGATGAACCGTGTCGATTCAGCAAAACTGGCCATTCAGAAAGCTGCCGAGTTCGGCAGAACGATGCAGGGAACCGTGATTGCCTCCGATGCCTTCCTGCCGTTTTCAGACACGCTGGAAGTGGCGGCTGCCGCGGGAGCGACGGCACTCATCCAGCCCGGCGGCTCGATCCGTGATGATGAAGTGCTTGCAAAGGCCGATGAACT
- the dnaJ gene encoding molecular chaperone DnaJ — MGSESYYDVLGLPRNATETDIKKAYRNLAKKYHPDVCKDPGAEEKFKSINEAYDVLSDETKRRQYDQLGHDNFTNASKGNYSGAGGAGFNADFSGFGDIFDFFGGGGRRQSGPREGDDMLMRIQITLEEAVFGTQKEIEVMHTESCPDCDGTGSATKKTTTCSKCGGTGQIKQVKNSIFGQMVTQSTCPTCGGRGKIPETPCKKCNGTGRTKVRRQVTVNVPAGIDSGMRLRMEGYGEAGDYGARNGDLYIEVYVVANPKFDREDDNLITQYEISPAQAVLGCEVEIETIDRKKVMLKVPAGIAYGTRLRIAGEGVRRRGNYGNLLVRIVIATPKKVSSAERELYEKLLKAEGNAGSSSSSKDDEKEGRSKKRGIFK; from the coding sequence ATGGGTTCGGAATCGTACTATGATGTCTTAGGTTTGCCCCGTAATGCTACGGAGACAGACATTAAAAAAGCTTACCGAAACCTCGCCAAGAAGTATCACCCGGATGTCTGCAAGGATCCCGGGGCTGAGGAGAAGTTCAAGTCGATCAACGAGGCCTACGACGTTCTTTCTGATGAGACGAAACGCCGGCAGTATGATCAGCTCGGACATGATAATTTCACGAATGCATCGAAAGGGAACTATTCCGGTGCAGGAGGTGCAGGATTCAATGCGGACTTCTCGGGATTCGGAGACATCTTCGATTTCTTCGGCGGAGGGGGACGCAGACAGAGCGGGCCGCGCGAAGGCGACGATATGCTGATGCGTATCCAGATCACGCTCGAAGAGGCAGTGTTTGGAACGCAAAAAGAGATCGAAGTCATGCATACGGAGAGCTGTCCGGACTGCGATGGTACCGGCAGTGCAACGAAAAAGACCACCACATGCAGCAAATGCGGCGGCACTGGTCAGATCAAACAGGTGAAAAATTCCATCTTTGGTCAGATGGTCACCCAGTCGACCTGTCCGACCTGCGGCGGCAGAGGAAAAATTCCCGAGACGCCGTGTAAGAAATGCAACGGAACGGGACGAACCAAAGTCCGCCGTCAGGTGACGGTGAATGTTCCGGCAGGCATCGACAGCGGCATGCGTCTGCGCATGGAAGGATACGGCGAGGCAGGAGATTACGGAGCGAGAAACGGCGATCTGTACATCGAAGTCTATGTCGTGGCAAATCCGAAGTTCGACCGCGAGGACGACAATCTGATCACGCAGTACGAGATTTCCCCGGCACAGGCGGTTCTCGGATGCGAGGTGGAGATCGAGACGATCGACAGAAAGAAGGTCATGCTCAAGGTCCCGGCAGGAATCGCCTACGGGACCCGTCTCAGGATCGCCGGCGAAGGTGTTCGAAGACGCGGCAACTATGGAAATCTGCTGGTCAGAATCGTGATCGCCACGCCAAAGAAGGTCTCTTCGGCTGAAAGAGAGCTGTATGAAAAGCTTCTCAAGGCCGAAGGAAATGCCGGTTCTTCCTCATCTTCCAAGGATGATGAGAAGGAAGGCCGCAGCAAAAAGCGCGGGATCTTTAAGTAA
- the dnaK gene encoding molecular chaperone DnaK gives MASNKVIGIDLGTTNSCLAIMEGGSPIVIANAEGFRTTPSVVGFSKEGERLVGNVAKRQAIINPTRTVSSIKRYMGTDHPTEIDGKKYSPQEISAMILQKLKMDAEAYLGEKVDKAVITVPAYFNDAQRQATKDAGKIAGLEVLRIINEPTASALAYGLDKENEVTVLVYDLGGGTFDVSILTLDDGLFEVKSTAGNNRLGGDDFDARIVDFLADEFKKKEGVDLRKDPVAHQRLKDAAEKAKIELSSLQKANINLPYITATSDGPKHLDVDLTRAKFEQLISDLVQKTVEPVKQALKDAGLSASDINHVLLVGGSTRVPVVIETVRNLLGKEPDKTLNPDECVALGAAVQGAVLTGEAKDVVLLDVTPLTLGIETLGGIATKLIERNTTIPTRKSQIFSTAADNQTSVEIHVVQGERQFARDNFSLGRFQLTGIPSAPRGMPQIEVTFDIDANGIVHVSAKDLGTGHEQSMTITGRKDLKDDEIEKMVKDAKQFEEEDKKRREEIELRNNADNAVYAAEKLVNDKETADKIDAEDKEKISSGAAALKEVLAKEDAASEEIKEKMDALQEVVFAATSKMYQKIQEEQQAAGNAAGSGCEGNCDSCKTDDNVVDADYEVKKD, from the coding sequence ATGGCATCAAACAAAGTAATCGGAATTGATCTTGGAACCACCAACTCCTGCCTTGCGATTATGGAAGGCGGAAGCCCGATCGTCATCGCGAACGCAGAAGGATTCAGAACAACCCCGTCTGTCGTCGGCTTCTCCAAAGAAGGCGAAAGACTTGTTGGAAACGTTGCAAAACGTCAGGCGATCATCAACCCCACGAGAACTGTAAGCTCGATCAAACGGTACATGGGTACCGACCACCCGACCGAGATCGACGGTAAGAAATACTCTCCTCAGGAGATCTCTGCAATGATCCTGCAGAAACTCAAGATGGATGCAGAGGCATATCTTGGAGAAAAAGTCGACAAAGCCGTCATCACGGTCCCTGCCTACTTCAACGACGCCCAGCGTCAGGCAACCAAGGATGCAGGAAAGATCGCCGGGCTGGAAGTCCTTCGTATCATCAACGAGCCGACGGCCTCGGCGCTTGCATACGGTCTCGACAAAGAAAACGAAGTCACCGTCCTTGTATACGATCTGGGCGGAGGAACATTCGATGTCTCCATCCTTACCCTTGACGACGGACTCTTCGAAGTTAAATCGACCGCAGGTAACAACCGTCTCGGCGGCGACGACTTCGATGCACGCATCGTCGATTTCCTTGCAGACGAGTTCAAGAAGAAGGAAGGCGTCGACCTGAGAAAGGACCCGGTAGCCCACCAGAGACTGAAGGATGCCGCAGAGAAAGCAAAGATCGAACTTTCCTCCCTCCAGAAGGCAAACATCAACCTCCCGTACATCACCGCGACCTCCGACGGACCCAAACACCTTGATGTCGACCTGACCCGTGCAAAGTTCGAGCAGCTCATCAGCGACCTTGTCCAGAAGACCGTCGAACCCGTCAAACAGGCATTAAAGGATGCAGGCCTCAGCGCCTCCGACATCAACCACGTCCTCCTTGTCGGCGGATCGACCCGTGTTCCGGTCGTCATTGAGACGGTTCGAAACCTCCTCGGTAAAGAGCCTGACAAGACCCTCAACCCGGACGAGTGTGTCGCACTCGGTGCAGCCGTTCAGGGAGCCGTCCTCACCGGCGAAGCAAAGGATGTTGTCCTTCTTGATGTCACCCCGTTAACTCTCGGTATCGAGACACTCGGCGGTATTGCCACCAAACTCATCGAGAGAAACACGACCATCCCAACCAGAAAGAGTCAGATCTTCTCGACCGCTGCAGACAACCAGACCTCTGTAGAGATCCATGTTGTCCAGGGAGAGCGTCAGTTCGCCCGCGACAACTTCAGCCTCGGCAGATTCCAGCTCACCGGCATTCCGTCGGCCCCCCGCGGCATGCCGCAGATCGAAGTCACCTTCGATATCGATGCAAATGGTATCGTTCATGTCTCCGCAAAGGATCTTGGAACCGGTCACGAGCAGTCGATGACCATCACCGGCAGAAAAGACCTCAAGGACGACGAGATCGAAAAGATGGTCAAGGACGCAAAACAGTTCGAGGAAGAGGACAAGAAACGCCGCGAAGAGATCGAACTCCGCAACAACGCCGACAACGCCGTCTACGCTGCAGAAAAACTCGTGAACGACAAAGAGACCGCAGACAAGATCGACGCCGAAGACAAGGAAAAGATCTCCTCCGGCGCAGCTGCTCTCAAAGAAGTCCTTGCAAAAGAGGATGCAGCCTCTGAAGAGATCAAAGAGAAGATGGACGCCCTTCAGGAAGTCGTCTTCGCCGCGACCTCCAAGATGTACCAGAAGATCCAGGAAGAACAGCAGGCGGCAGGCAATGCGGCCGGTTCCGGATGTGAAGGCAACTGTGACTCCTGCAAAACCGACGACAATGTCGTAGACGCAGACTACGAAGTCAAAAAGGACTAA
- a CDS encoding nucleotide exchange factor GrpE: protein MDKHTEPAEVKNVDASKAETQNPDENPVPETTVVDELTKKYDELNDKHLRLAAEFENYKKRAKRDQESAVRYANEKFALDIIDVLDNFERALKSDDENLRDGLEQIHKLYLSILSRNGIEPMKITGTTFDPAFHEAVACIPADAPEGAIIDVAVPGYMIRDKVLRHAKVAVAKKKE, encoded by the coding sequence ATGGACAAACACACCGAGCCTGCGGAGGTCAAAAACGTTGACGCTTCGAAGGCAGAAACCCAAAACCCGGATGAGAATCCCGTTCCTGAAACCACTGTTGTTGACGAACTCACAAAAAAATACGATGAACTCAATGACAAACATCTTCGTCTCGCAGCCGAATTCGAAAATTACAAGAAGCGTGCCAAACGCGATCAGGAAAGTGCTGTCAGATATGCAAACGAGAAGTTTGCGCTTGACATCATCGACGTCCTCGACAACTTCGAACGTGCTCTGAAAAGCGATGACGAAAATCTTCGTGACGGATTAGAGCAGATCCACAAACTGTATCTCTCCATCCTTTCGAGAAACGGCATCGAACCAATGAAAATCACGGGAACAACATTCGACCCCGCATTCCATGAAGCGGTCGCCTGCATCCCCGCAGACGCTCCCGAGGGTGCGATCATCGACGTCGCCGTTCCCGGATACATGATCCGCGACAAGGTGCTTCGTCACGCAAAAGTGGCCGTAGCGAAGAAAAAAGAATAA
- a CDS encoding DUF4013 domain-containing protein → MSIGIGENLTASFGFTKEKLGGNIGTWLILSILNIIPIVNWIVYGAYVKVLRGGDPDLNNMGKSFVDGLLALIIGLIYMIIPIILIVLVSVGMFTVSSVATITPMSSMSPMSQVMPVVTTGAGFALMFGLIILCIIVAFLFALFAKPAVVNFARNGFGAAFRFGEIFRMISKAGWLKYILSLILFWFIFGAIILVCLMIPIIGWILLIFIMPFLYCWGSKYLANLFE, encoded by the coding sequence ATGTCAATAGGAATTGGAGAAAATTTAACCGCGTCTTTCGGGTTTACAAAGGAAAAACTCGGGGGCAATATCGGGACCTGGCTGATCCTCTCGATCCTGAACATCATCCCGATCGTCAACTGGATCGTCTACGGAGCGTACGTCAAAGTACTGCGTGGCGGTGATCCGGATCTCAACAATATGGGTAAGTCCTTCGTCGACGGACTTCTTGCACTGATCATCGGTCTCATCTACATGATCATTCCGATCATTTTGATCGTTCTAGTCTCAGTCGGCATGTTTACCGTAAGTTCGGTTGCTACAATAACGCCGATGTCGTCAATGTCTCCTATGTCTCAGGTCATGCCAGTAGTTACAACTGGTGCGGGTTTTGCCCTTATGTTCGGTCTGATCATACTCTGCATCATCGTGGCATTCCTGTTCGCTCTGTTTGCAAAACCGGCCGTGGTGAACTTTGCGCGAAACGGATTCGGCGCTGCGTTCAGGTTCGGAGAAATATTCAGAATGATCAGCAAAGCCGGCTGGCTCAAGTACATCCTTTCGCTCATCCTCTTCTGGTTCATCTTTGGTGCGATCATTCTCGTCTGCTTGATGATCCCGATCATCGGCTGGATCCTTCTGATCTTCATCATGCCGTTCCTGTATTGCTGGGGATCGAAGTATCTTGCAAATCTGTTCGAGTAA
- a CDS encoding DUF4013 domain-containing protein: MSIGIGENLSGSFGYAKDKLFGSIGNWILLIILTIIPIVNFIAMGTYLKVYRGEDPKVENIGKSFVDGLLILIIVFLYMLIPTIVLLILGGGAIFAAGLGGPQALMAGLGIGVLILCIILYILFGLIMTPAIVSFARGGFGDAFKFGQLFAMIGKAGWLKYILSIIILGIIFGIIGLLGAIPFVGWIIMIIIYPFLIVWGSKFWANLFE; encoded by the coding sequence ATGTCAATTGGAATTGGAGAAAATTTATCCGGATCTTTTGGTTATGCAAAAGATAAACTCTTTGGGAGTATTGGGAACTGGATCCTTCTGATCATCCTGACCATTATCCCGATCGTCAACTTCATCGCAATGGGTACCTATCTGAAGGTATACCGCGGCGAGGACCCGAAAGTAGAAAACATCGGCAAATCGTTTGTTGACGGTCTTCTCATCCTCATCATCGTTTTCCTCTACATGCTCATCCCGACCATCGTCTTACTGATTCTTGGAGGGGGCGCAATCTTTGCAGCCGGTTTAGGCGGACCTCAGGCTCTTATGGCAGGTCTTGGAATCGGCGTTCTTATTCTCTGCATCATCCTCTACATCCTGTTCGGTCTGATTATGACTCCGGCAATCGTCAGCTTTGCCCGCGGTGGATTTGGTGATGCCTTCAAATTCGGTCAGCTCTTTGCAATGATCGGCAAAGCCGGCTGGCTTAAGTACATCTTATCCATCATCATTCTCGGTATTATCTTTGGTATCATCGGTCTTCTTGGCGCGATTCCATTCGTCGGCTGGATCATCATGATCATCATCTATCCGTTCCTTATCGTTTGGGGCAGCAAGTTCTGGGCAAACCTGTTCGAGTAA
- a CDS encoding Na+/H+ antiporter subunit E, whose amino-acid sequence MSNVFPAILAGVAAFIIYLVLSAGSATPGDGILIWSSAELVIGLILSIITGLICRKLWNGKSYRMANPLRWLLLIVYIIPFLIELIIANLTVASKIITGRNIRPGIVKLTPGMKTDGGALLLSASITYQPGTATVDVNDETRELYVHCLDAGEDAKGVMPADKIFAKINLAKWIRRITE is encoded by the coding sequence GTGAGTAACGTTTTTCCCGCAATACTCGCAGGTGTTGCTGCATTCATCATCTATCTGGTACTTTCTGCAGGCTCGGCGACGCCGGGCGACGGGATACTTATCTGGTCATCTGCCGAACTCGTCATTGGACTAATTCTTTCGATTATAACCGGGTTGATATGCCGGAAACTCTGGAATGGAAAAAGCTATAGAATGGCAAACCCGCTTCGCTGGCTCCTTTTAATCGTCTATATCATTCCGTTTCTAATCGAACTTATTATTGCAAATCTGACTGTGGCTTCCAAGATTATCACCGGCAGAAACATCAGACCCGGGATCGTGAAACTCACGCCCGGTATGAAAACCGACGGAGGAGCGCTGCTTCTTTCGGCATCCATCACCTACCAGCCGGGAACGGCCACGGTGGACGTGAACGATGAGACCCGGGAGCTCTATGTTCACTGTCTCGATGCCGGCGAAGACGCAAAAGGCGTCATGCCTGCAGATAAGATATTTGCAAAGATCAATCTCGCCAAATGGATCAGGAGGATCACCGAATGA
- a CDS encoding cation:proton antiporter, with translation MNDIFMVAAIIFVLLIFACGVRIWRGPTNADRMLALEVINILVVTIMITLSLWFEQPVFIDVAIVYALLSFVGTLYVAKLIMGELR, from the coding sequence ATGAACGATATATTCATGGTCGCGGCGATCATCTTCGTACTTCTGATCTTTGCCTGCGGGGTTCGGATCTGGCGCGGCCCGACGAATGCCGACCGTATGCTCGCACTTGAAGTGATCAACATTCTCGTCGTCACTATCATGATCACCCTCTCGTTGTGGTTCGAGCAGCCGGTGTTCATCGATGTGGCTATCGTCTATGCTCTTCTCTCCTTTGTTGGAACACTCTACGTCGCAAAACTCATCATGGGGGAACTCAGATGA
- the mnhG gene encoding monovalent cation/H(+) antiporter subunit G, whose product MIDIIVTVCVVISLIFCILGVIGLFRFPDFYTRIHAAGLVSSLGFLFMGAAVLTYAVGLLLAGDEAWLNFSTHLVLALLVVVITGTTATHAIARSAYRSGNMPIAKTDALKADEPKMKRREERK is encoded by the coding sequence ATGATCGATATAATCGTAACCGTGTGTGTGGTGATCTCGCTCATATTCTGTATTCTCGGGGTTATCGGCCTTTTCAGGTTCCCTGACTTTTATACACGCATCCATGCCGCCGGACTGGTCAGCAGTCTCGGTTTCCTCTTCATGGGGGCCGCTGTCCTTACTTACGCCGTAGGTCTCCTGCTTGCAGGAGATGAAGCCTGGCTCAACTTCAGCACGCATCTCGTTCTGGCATTACTCGTCGTGGTTATCACAGGAACTACAGCCACCCACGCGATCGCCCGTAGTGCATACAGGTCTGGAAATATGCCGATCGCAAAAACCGATGCCCTCAAAGCGGATGAACCGAAAATGAAACGTCGGGAGGAAAGAAAATGA
- a CDS encoding Na(+)/H(+) antiporter subunit B, whose amino-acid sequence MIELFPESYVVLHLLFLAAILFCAVTVFFLKDLIAAAIAFSAFSFLLALEFFLLQAPDVAIAEASIGAGISTAIMMIAIRGTKRKEGDEE is encoded by the coding sequence ATGATCGAACTGTTTCCGGAAAGCTATGTGGTTTTGCACCTTCTCTTCCTCGCTGCAATCCTCTTCTGCGCAGTGACGGTGTTTTTCCTGAAGGATCTGATTGCGGCGGCGATCGCCTTTTCAGCATTCAGCTTCCTTCTCGCTCTCGAGTTCTTCCTTCTGCAGGCCCCAGATGTGGCGATCGCAGAAGCGAGTATCGGGGCTGGAATTTCTACAGCGATCATGATGATCGCCATACGCGGAACGAAACGTAAGGAGGGTGATGAGGAATGA
- the mbhE gene encoding hydrogen gas-evolving membrane-bound hydrogenase subunit E — protein MKDTGAIFQPKFAIVLIVLVTIIFLLPAFGLTFGDPAATMTDQYYIDNSQTETGANNVVAAVVFDFRGFDTLGEATVLFIAVLGVAMIFRRLHK, from the coding sequence ATGAAAGACACAGGCGCAATCTTCCAGCCAAAATTTGCGATCGTTCTGATCGTTCTTGTAACGATCATCTTCCTTCTGCCGGCATTCGGTCTGACCTTCGGCGATCCGGCAGCCACGATGACTGATCAGTATTATATCGACAACTCGCAGACGGAGACCGGAGCGAACAACGTTGTCGCCGCGGTCGTCTTCGACTTCCGTGGATTCGATACGCTCGGCGAAGCGACCGTGCTCTTCATCGCGGTTCTTGGAGTCGCGATGATTTTCAGGAGGCTGCACAAATGA
- a CDS encoding Na(+)/H(+) antiporter subunit B — protein MTIGLIVRTAGRLIVPFIFIFGFYIVAHGHLTPGGGFQGGAVIATGVALILVCYYYRECMENFIPVTSFKLVESAGLILFICTALAGLVVASGFLFNWLNATGGLFGDAVVYGINPGNLYTAGIIPVLNFAIGIEVFGALSAVLMFMFAGLKETTKEEDDAETSLHHMNTGKKGGRK, from the coding sequence ATGACGATCGGTCTTATTGTCAGGACAGCAGGCCGCCTGATCGTTCCCTTTATCTTCATCTTCGGTTTCTACATCGTGGCCCATGGTCACCTGACGCCGGGAGGAGGTTTCCAGGGAGGAGCGGTGATCGCAACAGGCGTGGCACTGATCCTCGTATGTTATTACTACCGCGAGTGCATGGAGAATTTCATTCCGGTGACGAGCTTCAAACTCGTCGAATCAGCGGGTCTTATTCTTTTCATCTGTACGGCCCTCGCCGGACTTGTTGTTGCTTCAGGCTTCCTCTTCAACTGGCTGAACGCCACGGGAGGACTCTTCGGTGACGCAGTCGTCTACGGAATAAATCCAGGTAATCTCTACACCGCCGGAATCATCCCGGTGCTGAACTTCGCGATCGGCATCGAGGTGTTCGGCGCACTTTCAGCCGTGCTGATGTTCATGTTTGCCGGTCTGAAGGAGACGACCAAGGAAGAGGACGATGCGGAAACATCGCTCCATCATATGAATACGGGCAAAAAAGGAGGGAGAAAATGA
- a CDS encoding sodium:proton antiporter, producing MIANLPFIAVALLIGIALATILLKKNMIKMVMGLAMLEGAVNLFLVTLGYRENGIAPIFTNAPEGADMVLPTVQALTLTNIVIGVATTALMLVLVMVIYKKYGTVNSDKMRRLKE from the coding sequence ATGATAGCAAATCTGCCGTTTATTGCGGTAGCATTACTTATAGGCATCGCGCTTGCCACCATTCTTCTCAAGAAGAATATGATAAAAATGGTGATGGGACTTGCGATGCTGGAAGGAGCGGTCAATCTCTTCCTGGTAACGCTTGGTTACCGGGAAAACGGGATCGCCCCGATCTTCACGAATGCACCGGAAGGCGCCGATATGGTTCTCCCGACGGTCCAGGCGCTCACGCTCACAAACATCGTTATCGGTGTGGCAACGACCGCCCTGATGCTTGTTCTCGTGATGGTTATCTATAAAAAATACGGTACGGTTAATTCGGATAAGATGCGGAGGCTCAAGGAATGA